In Micromonospora inyonensis, the genomic window GGCCGGTGGTGCGGGCGGAGGCCTGCACCAACGACTTCTACAGCGCGCTGGACGCCGCCATCGCCAAGTTGGACACCCGGCTCCGCCGGGCGGCCGACCGCCGCCGCGTCCACCGGGGACGGCACGCGCCGATCTCCGTCGCCGCCGCCACCGCCGGCCTGCCGGTCGCGGACCTCGGTGAGCCCACGCTCTCCACCAACGCGTCCACCACCGCCACCGCGGTCGCCGAGCGGGACGAGGAGCCCGACGACCAGCCCTGGCACATCGCGCGGGAGAAGGTGCACCCCGCCCAGCCGATGACCGTCGACGACGCCCTGTTCGAGATGGAACTCGTCGGTCACGACTTCTATCTGTTCCAGAACAAGGAGTCCGGCCGGCCGTGCGTGGTCTACCGCCGGCACGCCTACGACTACGGGCTCATCTCCCTCGACCTCTGAGTCCCCCGGCGGGGGGTCGCTCGTACCGCGGCCCCCCGCCCCACCCCCTCCGCGCGCCGACTCCGGGGGTCGGCGGCGACGGCCTCCGATCCGCGGCCAGCCCCCGGAAGCGGCAGCGGGAGGGTGGAGGTGCGGATCAGGGGCGGCCGGGCGGGTCCGGACGGTCGGTGGGAAGAAGGGCGTAGAGCACCGAGTCGACGCGGGTGCCGTCCGGGCCCGGTAGGCGCCCACGCTGGATCCCCTCCCGGCGGAAACCGGCCTCCTCCAGTACCCGCTGCGGCGCCACGTTCTCCGGCCGGCAGCCGGCCCACAGCCGGGCCACACCCGCCGTGTCGAACGCCCAGTCGACCATCAGGCGCACGCCTCGGGTGAGCAGGCCACGCCCGCGCCATTCGGGCAGCATGCTCGCGCCGAGCATGGCCTGACGGATCAGCGGTTCGTCGTACCGCAGGGCGAGGCCGCCCCCCGCCTCGCCGGTGGCCACGTCGACCACGACCAGATCCGCCACGGTGCCGACCAGCCAGTTGCTCGCCGCCATCCGGCACCGCCGCTCGACCTCGGGCCGGGTGGGGGTCTCCGGTGGAACCCGGTTGGCGACCACCTCGGGGCGGGTGTGCAACCGGTACATCAGGTCCACGTCGTCCGGGCCGGTCGGGCGTAGGGCGACCACGCCGTCGGTGAGCCCGTCGGGCGGGAGGTCCGGCAGGAGCCGGGGCGCCGGTCCGGGCGGGTCGTCGGCGAGACGTACCCAGGCGATCGAGTCGCAGCGCCCGCCGCCGCGCTGTGGGCTGGCGGCCCGGCGTACCCCCTCGTGCCGGTAGCCGGCGGCCAGCGCGACCCGCTGGCTGGCCGCGTTCTCCCCGTGGGTGAACAGTTCCAGCCGGACGAGGCCGGTGGCGAACGCGTGCCCGGTCAGCGCCCGGACGGCGGCGGTGGCCACGCCCCGACCCCGGGCCCACGGTGCCGTCCAGTAGCCGATCTCCGCCTGCCGGCGCATGGGCACCAGCCGGTCGATGCCCACCGCGCCGAGGAGCCGGTCGGAGTCCGGATCGGCGACGGCGTACGCCATCCCGCCGTCGGCCCAGACCGCCGGAGCGGCCTCGTCGACCCACCAGCGGGCGGTCGCCTCGGTGTACGGGCTGGGCAGCGCAGGCAGGAAGCGCTGGGTGAGCGGGTCGTCGCAGCCGGCGGTTATGTCGGCGACGTCGGTGTCCCGGTAGGGCCGCAGCCGCACCCCGTCGCCCTCGATCACCTGTGCTTGCATCTCGTCCCCCGTTCCGGTGTCAGATCGACTGTCCGGCCTGGTCCCCGGCGAGCAGCGCGCCCACCCAGGCGTCGACGCGCGTGTCGCGGAACACGATGGCCCCCCGGGAGACGCCCTCCATCCGGAAGCCGGCCTTCTCGGCGGCCCGCCGCGAGGCGGTGTTGCCGACGTTGGCCCGCCACTCGATCCGGGCCAGGCCGAGGGTGGTGAACCCCCAGGTGGACACCGCGGCCAGCGCGGCCGGCAGGTAGCCCCGACCGCGTGCGTGCGGTGCGGTCAGGAAGCCGACGTCGCCCAGGGCCGGGTCCACCGGTGAGATGCGCAGGTCGACGTTGGCCACGTACGCGTCGTCGGGGTCGACGACGGCGAAGCAGGCGGCCCGCCCGTCCGCCCAGGTCGACCGGTGGTAGGCGAGGTACGCCTCGGCGTCCGAGCGCTGGTACGGGTCGGGCACGCTGGTCCAGCGCACGGTCTCCGGATCCCGGCAGGTGGCCACGACGGCGTCCAGGTCCCGCTCGTCCATCGCGCGTAGCCGTAGCTCGACCGGGCCGGCGGTGGCGAACAGTTCGGGGTGCGGACGACCGAAGACCGCCGCACGGCGGGCCACCAGGGTGCCCGGTCCGGCCGGGCCGACCGCGCCCGGCTCGGGCACCTCGCCGGGCAGCAGCGAGCCGATCCAGCCGTCCGTGGGGCCCTCCGGCGGTGGCGCGGCCAGCCGGAGCCGGCCGTCGACGTGGAAGCCGGCGCGCAGCGCCGCCAGCCGGGAGGCGTGGTTGCCCAGCCCGGCCTGCCAGATGATCCGGCGCAGCTCCAGCCGGTCGAACGCCCACCGGGCCACCGCCCGGGTCGCCCGCGCGGCGAGGTTGCGCCCCCGGGCCCACGGGGCGGTCCAGTACCCGATCTCGCCCGAGCGCAGGGCGTGGTTGATGCTGACCAGCCCGCAGGAACCGAGCAGCTCGCCGCTGCCGGCGTCGCAGGCGGCGAAGGCCGCCGAGGTGCCGTCGGCCCAGCCCTTCGGAGCGAGGTCGCTCACGAAGTTCAGGGCGTGCTCCGGCAGGTACGGCCGGGGTACCGTGGTCCAGCGCTGGATGTCCGGGTCCTGGCAGGCCCGGTGCACGTCACCGGCGTCGGTGGGGCGCCACGGGCGCAACAGCAGGCCGTCCTCGATGATCTCCACAGGCTCCACCGAGCAATCGTGCCCGACCGTTCGCGCTGGGCGTAACCGGATATCGCCGTGCACACGGCCGGGGACGCGTGTCTTGTGTCGGTTTCCGTGGACCTCACGTACGCCACCAGTGACCATTGGGCCGACGGAACGCCTACGATGGTTCGAGACTGTCTAGGGGAGCGTTGATCCGTGTCGATTCTGGAAAAGGTCCTTCGCGCTGGCGAGGGCCGTATGGTGCGCCGGTTGAAGGCCATCGCCGCCGCCGTCAACTCGATCGAGGACGAGTACGTCAACCTCACCGATGACGAGC contains:
- the hpf gene encoding ribosome hibernation-promoting factor, HPF/YfiA family → MDIVVKGRNVEVPDHYRVHVAEKLAKIERYDHKLIRVDVELFHERNPRQADHCQRVEITCVSRGPVVRAEACTNDFYSALDAAIAKLDTRLRRAADRRRVHRGRHAPISVAAATAGLPVADLGEPTLSTNASTTATAVAERDEEPDDQPWHIAREKVHPAQPMTVDDALFEMELVGHDFYLFQNKESGRPCVVYRRHAYDYGLISLDL
- a CDS encoding GNAT family N-acetyltransferase; this encodes MQAQVIEGDGVRLRPYRDTDVADITAGCDDPLTQRFLPALPSPYTEATARWWVDEAAPAVWADGGMAYAVADPDSDRLLGAVGIDRLVPMRRQAEIGYWTAPWARGRGVATAAVRALTGHAFATGLVRLELFTHGENAASQRVALAAGYRHEGVRRAASPQRGGGRCDSIAWVRLADDPPGPAPRLLPDLPPDGLTDGVVALRPTGPDDVDLMYRLHTRPEVVANRVPPETPTRPEVERRCRMAASNWLVGTVADLVVVDVATGEAGGGLALRYDEPLIRQAMLGASMLPEWRGRGLLTRGVRLMVDWAFDTAGVARLWAGCRPENVAPQRVLEEAGFRREGIQRGRLPGPDGTRVDSVLYALLPTDRPDPPGRP
- a CDS encoding GNAT family N-acetyltransferase codes for the protein MEPVEIIEDGLLLRPWRPTDAGDVHRACQDPDIQRWTTVPRPYLPEHALNFVSDLAPKGWADGTSAAFAACDAGSGELLGSCGLVSINHALRSGEIGYWTAPWARGRNLAARATRAVARWAFDRLELRRIIWQAGLGNHASRLAALRAGFHVDGRLRLAAPPPEGPTDGWIGSLLPGEVPEPGAVGPAGPGTLVARRAAVFGRPHPELFATAGPVELRLRAMDERDLDAVVATCRDPETVRWTSVPDPYQRSDAEAYLAYHRSTWADGRAACFAVVDPDDAYVANVDLRISPVDPALGDVGFLTAPHARGRGYLPAALAAVSTWGFTTLGLARIEWRANVGNTASRRAAEKAGFRMEGVSRGAIVFRDTRVDAWVGALLAGDQAGQSI